The following coding sequences are from one Aliarcobacter skirrowii CCUG 10374 window:
- a CDS encoding F0F1 ATP synthase subunit C, whose amino-acid sequence MKKIVLLMLAFAGMAFAADASVANETLKAYSVVAAGIGLGLAALGGAVGMGNTAAATIAGTARNPGLGGKLMTTMFIALAMIEAQVIYALVIAMIALYANPFL is encoded by the coding sequence ATGAAAAAAATCGTTCTTTTAATGCTAGCATTCGCTGGTATGGCATTCGCTGCTGATGCATCTGTTGCAAATGAAACACTAAAAGCATACTCTGTAGTTGCTGCTGGTATTGGTTTAGGTTTAGCTGCTCTTGGTGGAGCTGTTGGTATGGGTAATACTGCTGCTGCTACAATTGCTGGAACTGCTAGAAACCCAGGTTTAGGTGGAAAATTAATGACAACTATGTTTATTGCTTTAGCTATGATTGAAGCTCAAGTAATTTACGCACTTGTTATTGCTATGATTGCATTATATGCAAACCCATTCCTATAA